CCGGCCTCGCCGAGGCCGGCATCCCGATCCGCCACCAGGAACTCGGGCGCAACGTGCCGATGTACCGCACGAACATCGACTGCACGCCCGCCGGCCGGCTGCACGGCGAGATGGTCGTCTCGATGCGCCCGATCCCGGCATCCCGGGTGGCGGATGCCGTGCAGATCTCGGGCCGCACCCCGGCGGTGCACGGCGCACCCGTGCACATCGGCGACCCGGCCTCGCTCGGCATCCTCGACCTGAGCCGCCCGGACTTCGGCGATGCGCCCGAGGTGCGCGACGGTGAGATCCCGGTGTTCTGGGCGTGCGGGGTCACCCCGCAGGCGGCGATCATGGCATCCCGTCCGCCGTTCGCCGTCACGCACGCACCCGGCCACATGTTCGTCACCGACGTGCCCGACGCGGAGTATCTCGTCTGATGCGCATCCTCACGGCATCCGACCGCACCCTGCTCGTCGAGGCCGCCGACCTCGACGAGGCGATGCGGCTGAACCTCGCCTGGGACGGCGTGCCCGGCGTGGTCGAGCGCATCCCCGGCGCCCGCACCGTGCTCGTGCGCTTCGATCCGCTGCGGGTGTCGGCGGCGGAGCTCGCCGCGGTGCTGGAGGCGACCGAGGTGGATGCCGAGCACGTGCCGCACACCCGCGAGGTGACCGTGCCGGTGCGCTACGACGGCGAGGACCTCACCGACGTCGCCGCACTGCTGAGCGTCTCCGCCGAGGAGGTCGTGAACCGCCACCTCGCCGCCGAATGGCAGGTGGCGTTCTCGGGCTTCGCGCCGGGCTTCGGCTACACGGTCTCACCCGACCCGCTCTTCGATGTGCCGCGCCGCTCTTCGCCGCGCACGCGCGTGCCGGCCGGCTCCGTCGCGCTCGCCGGGCACTTCACCGGCGTCTACCCGCGGGAGAGTCCCGGTGGCTGGCAGCTGATCGGACGCACGGATGCCGCGATGTGGGACATCGACCGCGACCCGCCCGCCCTGCTGTCGCCGGGGACGCTGGTGCGGTTCGAGCGCGCTGAGCGGCCGACGGCGCGCGCAGCTGGGTCCCTGAGCCTGTCGAAGGGCCCCGAAACCGCAGACGGGGTGCTTCGACAGGCTCAGCAACCCAGCTCTCACGTCGAGCAACCCAGCTCTCACGCCGTCGAGGTCGTCCGCCCCTCCCTGCAGCTGCTCGTGCAGGATGCCGGCCGCCAGGGCCACGCGGCCCTCGGCGTCTCGGCATCCGGGGTCGCAGACCGCACCGCGATGCGCGACGCCAACCGCGCCGTCGGCAACCGCAGCCGCGCCGCCGTGCTCGAGAGCGTGGGCGGAGCCGAGCTGCGCTTCCACGGTGACGGCGTCGCGGCCGTCGCCGGCGCGATCGGAGAGCTGACACTGACGGATGCCGCAGGCGTGACGCACACCGTGCCGCACGGCATCCCGTTCGCGATCGCCGACGGTGACGAGCTCACGATCGGCCACCCGACCCACGGGCTGCGGTACGTGATCGCCGTGCGCGGCGGCATCGCCGCGGATGCCGAGCTGGGCAGCGTGGCATCCGACACCCTCGCCGGGCTGGGGCCTGCCCCGCTGCAGGCGGGCGACGTGCTGGGGATCGGCGCCGACGCTCCGAACGCGGTCGACCCGTATCCGCTGCCGCGTGCGCTGCCGGCATCCGGCGACCTCATCGAGCTCGAGATCACGCTCGGGCCGCGCGACGACTGGTTCGCCCCCGCCGCGATCCGTACGCTCACCGAGCAGGAATGGCTGGTCACGCCGCGTTCCGACCGGGTCGGCATCCGCCTGCACGGCGACGTGCCGCTCGAACGCGCCGTCACCGGAGAGCTGCCCAGCGAGGGTGCCGTGAACGGCGCGATCCAGGTGCCGCCCGACGGGCAGCCGGTGCTGTTCCTGCCCGACCATCCGCTGACCGGCGGATATCCGATCATCGGAGCCCTCACCGACAGCAGTCTCGACCTCGCCGGTCAGCTGCCGCCGGGGGCCCGCATCCGCTTCCGCATCACCGACCCGTCCCCGAGAAGAGCACCACATGAAGAAGATCCTGATCGCGAACCGCGGTGAGATCGCCGTGCGCGTGATCCGCGCCTGCGCCGAGGCCGGGCATGCGTCGGTCGCCGTGTACGCCGACCAGGACGCGGATGCCCTGCACGTGCGGCTGGCGGACGAGGCCGTGGGCCTGGGCGGCGTCACCGTCGCCGACACCTACCTGTCGATCGACGCGCTGCTGCGCGCCGCCGAAGCCGCGGGGGCGGATGCCGTGCACCCCGGGTACGGCTTCCTGTCCGAGAGCGCCGCATTCGCGCGTGCCGTCGAGGATGCCGGGCTGATCTGGATCGGCCCCAGCCCCGAGAGCATCGACGCGCTCGGCGACAAGATGACCGCGCGGCGCATCGCCCAGCGGGTCGGTGCACCGCTAGCCGCCGGCACCGACCAGCCGCTGGCCGGGCACGACGAGGCTGTCGCCTTCGCCGAGGAGCACGGCCTGCCGATCGCGATCAAGGCCGCGTTCGGCGGCGGCGGGCGCGGCCTGAAAGTGGTCCGCGAGCTGGCGGAGGTGGCGGATGCCTTCGACGCCGCCACCCGTGAGGCGATCGTCGCGTTCGGCCGGGGGGAGTGCTTCGTCGAGCGGTTCCTCGAGAGCCCGCGCCACATCGAGGTGCAGGTGCTCGGCGACGGGCGCGGCGGCGTGGTGGCGGTCGGCGACCGCGACTGCTCGATGCAGCGCCGCAACCAGAAGCTCATCGAAGAGGCGCCGGCGCCGGGGCTGAGTGACGAGCAGCGTTCGCGCATCCACGAGGCCGCCCGGCGCATCTGCGCCGAGGTCTCGTACCGCGGTGCGGGAACCGTGGAGTTCCTGCTCGCCGCCGACGGCACGATCTCGTTCCTCGAGGTGAACACGCGGCTGCAGGTGGAGCATCCGGTCACCGAAGAGGTCACCGGCGTCGACCTGGTGCGCGAGCAGTTCGCGATCGCGTTCGGTGAGGGGCCGTCGCTCGAGGCGACGCCCGAGCCACGAGGGCACGCCTTCGAGTTCCGCATCAACGCCGAGGACCCGGGGCGTGGGTTCCTGCCCAGCCCTGGTGTCGTGTCGGCACTGAGGGTGCCCGGTGGGCCCGGCGTGCGCTGGGACACCGGGATCGAGGCGGGGGATGCCGTGCAGGCCGCGTTCGACTCGATGATCGCGAAGCTGATCGTGCGGGCGGATTCCCGTGAGGCGGCGCTCGTGCGCGCTCGCCGCGCGCTGCGCGAGCTGGTGGTCGAGGGGCCGGCGACGGTCGTGGACTTCGACCGGCTCGCCGTGGACGCGCCCGAGTTCGCGACGGATGGTTTCGCCGTGCACACGCAGTGGATCGAGTCGACGTTGCTGCCGAGGCTCGAGCCGCAGCTGCGTCCGGCGCCGGTCGCCGAGTCGGGGCTGCAGCGGTTTCCCGTCGAGATCGACGGGCGGCGGGTGATGCTCGGGCTGCCGACGGAGTTGCTGACTGGGTTCGCGGCCGGTGCGGGTGTTGATGCCGGGGCGGGTGTTGTTGGCGGGGCGGGTGGGGCTGTCGTGGATCCGGGTGACTTGCGCGCCCCCGTCCCTGGAACGCTCGTACGCTGGCTCGTCGACGACGGTGCGGAGGTCGCGGAAGGTGACACCGTCGCAGTGCTGGATGCCATGAAGATGGAGACTCCCGTCACCGCGCACCGTGCGGGCACGCTGGCACGGTCGGCCGAGGCCGGTGCGATGGTCGTCGCGGATGCCGTGATCGCCCGCATCACCTGACTTCTGCGCTTGGGGCTGGGCCCGTCTGTTCCCCGGGGCATGTCCCATCTGTTGCGGGTGTGCGCTCGGTCGACCCGCATCTTCTGGGACACCTCACCTGGGCATGTCTCAATAGTCGTGGGTCCGCATGCCGTGCACCCGCGCCTTCTGGGACGCCCCGCCGGGGCATGTCCCACTAATCGTGGTTCCGGATGCCCTGCACCCGCACCTTCTGAGACATGCACGCGCGGCGTGTGCGCACCCGGCCTCCGCGCTTACGCCTCACGCGCGTCCGTCGTCATCCTTCCAGG
This is a stretch of genomic DNA from Microbacterium sp. YJN-G. It encodes these proteins:
- a CDS encoding acetyl/propionyl/methylcrotonyl-CoA carboxylase subunit alpha; its protein translation is MKKILIANRGEIAVRVIRACAEAGHASVAVYADQDADALHVRLADEAVGLGGVTVADTYLSIDALLRAAEAAGADAVHPGYGFLSESAAFARAVEDAGLIWIGPSPESIDALGDKMTARRIAQRVGAPLAAGTDQPLAGHDEAVAFAEEHGLPIAIKAAFGGGGRGLKVVRELAEVADAFDAATREAIVAFGRGECFVERFLESPRHIEVQVLGDGRGGVVAVGDRDCSMQRRNQKLIEEAPAPGLSDEQRSRIHEAARRICAEVSYRGAGTVEFLLAADGTISFLEVNTRLQVEHPVTEEVTGVDLVREQFAIAFGEGPSLEATPEPRGHAFEFRINAEDPGRGFLPSPGVVSALRVPGGPGVRWDTGIEAGDAVQAAFDSMIAKLIVRADSREAALVRARRALRELVVEGPATVVDFDRLAVDAPEFATDGFAVHTQWIESTLLPRLEPQLRPAPVAESGLQRFPVEIDGRRVMLGLPTELLTGFAAGAGVDAGAGVVGGAGGAVVDPGDLRAPVPGTLVRWLVDDGAEVAEGDTVAVLDAMKMETPVTAHRAGTLARSAEAGAMVVADAVIARIT
- a CDS encoding urea amidolyase family protein; the protein is MRILTASDRTLLVEAADLDEAMRLNLAWDGVPGVVERIPGARTVLVRFDPLRVSAAELAAVLEATEVDAEHVPHTREVTVPVRYDGEDLTDVAALLSVSAEEVVNRHLAAEWQVAFSGFAPGFGYTVSPDPLFDVPRRSSPRTRVPAGSVALAGHFTGVYPRESPGGWQLIGRTDAAMWDIDRDPPALLSPGTLVRFERAERPTARAAGSLSLSKGPETADGVLRQAQQPSSHVEQPSSHAVEVVRPSLQLLVQDAGRQGHAALGVSASGVADRTAMRDANRAVGNRSRAAVLESVGGAELRFHGDGVAAVAGAIGELTLTDAAGVTHTVPHGIPFAIADGDELTIGHPTHGLRYVIAVRGGIAADAELGSVASDTLAGLGPAPLQAGDVLGIGADAPNAVDPYPLPRALPASGDLIELEITLGPRDDWFAPAAIRTLTEQEWLVTPRSDRVGIRLHGDVPLERAVTGELPSEGAVNGAIQVPPDGQPVLFLPDHPLTGGYPIIGALTDSSLDLAGQLPPGARIRFRITDPSPRRAPHEEDPDREPR
- a CDS encoding putative hydro-lyase, with the protein product MTVVATPDQLAAARAARRAYREGLAEPTSGVAAGLTQANLIAVPADWAFETLLYAQRNPKPCPVLEVIEQGQVESALAPGSDIRTDIGRYRIWRDGELAEEVTDATDAWAEHPDLVAFLIGCSFTFETGLAEAGIPIRHQELGRNVPMYRTNIDCTPAGRLHGEMVVSMRPIPASRVADAVQISGRTPAVHGAPVHIGDPASLGILDLSRPDFGDAPEVRDGEIPVFWACGVTPQAAIMASRPPFAVTHAPGHMFVTDVPDAEYLV